A single region of the Chryseobacterium culicis genome encodes:
- a CDS encoding DUF1684 domain-containing protein, translated as MKKYIILFLLLPLWAFSQKKISKEEKEVQKFQKELNAEYFNPKETPLRGDNLKNFKGHPFFPFDAKYRVTAQFVQSKDTQPFDLPTSSGKTKSYQEYGKATFTLDGKPYNVTLYQSLDLIKQDKYKDYLFLPFRDATNEKETYGGGKYMDLKIPKGNTIVLDFNQSYHPFCAYNAYDYNCPIVPEENKLPVEIRAGVMYEDVYHH; from the coding sequence ATGAAAAAATATATAATACTCTTTTTATTGCTTCCGTTATGGGCTTTTTCTCAAAAAAAGATATCAAAAGAAGAAAAAGAGGTGCAGAAATTTCAGAAAGAACTGAATGCAGAATATTTCAATCCAAAAGAAACTCCATTAAGAGGGGATAACCTTAAAAACTTTAAAGGACATCCTTTCTTTCCTTTTGATGCCAAATACAGAGTTACGGCACAATTTGTCCAATCAAAAGATACCCAACCCTTCGATCTTCCTACATCTTCAGGAAAAACAAAGTCGTATCAGGAATATGGAAAAGCAACATTTACATTGGATGGAAAGCCTTATAACGTTACTTTATACCAGAGTCTGGATTTAATCAAACAGGACAAATACAAAGATTATCTCTTTCTTCCTTTCCGTGATGCTACCAATGAAAAAGAAACCTATGGAGGAGGGAAATATATGGATTTAAAAATCCCGAAAGGAAATACGATAGTGCTTGATTTTAACCAGTCATATCATCCTTTCTGTGCCTATAACGCTTACGATTATAATTGCCCTATTGTTCCTGAGGAAAATAAACTTCCCGTGGAAATCCGTGCGGGGGTAATGTATGAAGATGTCTACCATCACTAA
- a CDS encoding GNAT family N-acetyltransferase, translated as MIHLEFFKQEDLSGVSYALDENQMRFTATAQQALQSISERNDEDAFPVTIFENDAAVGFFVLDFGNDKLELTDNENSVLLRSLSVNPQMQGKGIGKAAMLEVGNFVKNHFNTCDEIVLAVNQKNNSAYHIYLQAGYIYDGKTRIGRSGPQYLMYKKL; from the coding sequence ATGATACACTTAGAATTCTTTAAACAGGAAGATCTATCTGGGGTAAGCTATGCCCTGGATGAAAATCAGATGCGCTTTACTGCAACTGCTCAGCAGGCTTTACAAAGCATCAGTGAACGTAATGATGAAGACGCATTTCCGGTGACCATATTTGAAAATGATGCAGCCGTTGGTTTTTTTGTCCTTGATTTTGGGAATGATAAACTTGAGCTTACCGATAATGAAAATTCAGTTTTATTACGCTCTCTATCTGTGAATCCTCAGATGCAGGGAAAGGGAATTGGGAAAGCTGCCATGCTGGAAGTAGGTAATTTTGTCAAAAATCACTTCAATACCTGTGATGAAATTGTACTGGCAGTAAACCAGAAAAATAATTCTGCTTATCATATTTATCTTCAGGCTGGATACATTTATGATGGCAAAACCAGAATCGGAAGAAGTGGTCCTCAATACCTGATGTACAAAAAACTTTAA
- a CDS encoding AadS family aminoglycoside 6-adenylyltransferase: MKVREEKLEQIIHWAENNPDIRAVLLTSSLVNPYAPVDDFSDLDIELVFENRTTYESGNEWIKLFGDPISMIEEDDRVFEGKHAMKMVLYKDHVKVDFKLYQVAEFIEEINQETLPEDWDVGYKVLLDKDNLTKNLKSPTYQSIMIQKPTEKQFRQLINDFWWDTTYVAKCLKRGDIFYAKFMSENILRTDYLVPLIEWYIAGNHDWNTITTNKHGRLFKKYLSQELWSTIEATFSDSNIEKNWQALSAYADLVHELGTSLAGKLYFIYPEKLEDEIRNYLKEVQTKP; the protein is encoded by the coding sequence ATGAAAGTAAGGGAAGAAAAATTAGAACAGATTATTCACTGGGCTGAAAACAATCCGGATATCCGTGCTGTTCTCCTGACCAGTTCATTGGTAAACCCTTACGCTCCTGTAGATGATTTTAGTGATCTTGATATCGAACTTGTTTTTGAAAACAGAACAACCTATGAATCCGGAAATGAATGGATAAAACTTTTTGGTGATCCAATTTCCATGATTGAAGAAGATGATCGTGTTTTTGAAGGAAAGCATGCGATGAAAATGGTTTTGTATAAAGATCATGTGAAAGTTGACTTTAAGCTGTATCAGGTAGCAGAATTTATAGAAGAAATCAATCAAGAAACTCTTCCCGAAGATTGGGATGTAGGGTATAAAGTTTTACTGGATAAAGATAACCTGACTAAAAACCTGAAGTCCCCGACATATCAGTCAATCATGATTCAGAAGCCAACGGAAAAACAGTTCCGGCAGCTGATCAATGACTTCTGGTGGGATACAACCTACGTTGCAAAGTGTTTGAAACGCGGAGATATTTTCTATGCTAAATTTATGTCTGAAAATATTCTTCGGACAGATTATCTTGTCCCTTTGATTGAATGGTATATTGCAGGAAATCATGACTGGAATACTATCACAACCAATAAACACGGAAGACTTTTCAAAAAATACTTATCTCAGGAACTATGGAGTACAATAGAAGCTACTTTCTCTGATAGCAATATTGAAAAAAACTGGCAGGCCTTGTCTGCATATGCAGATCTGGTACATGAGCTGGGAACTTCACTGGCTGGAAAACTTTATTTTATCTATCCGGAAAAGCTGGAAGATGAGATCAGAAATTATCTTAAGGAAGTACAGACAAAGCCTTAA
- a CDS encoding GMC family oxidoreductase N-terminal domain-containing protein, translated as MDRKSFIKTSALAISGFYFLQSELLHAQARTNNEIKEYNDVPIIIIGSGYGGAVSALRLCEAGKKVIILEMGLNWEKAGIPFSNLLKPGKSSAWLKKKSIAPFMNIFSLTPFTGILDRLDFDHINIWVGRGVGGGSLVNGGMAVTPKESYFKEVFPDLDAEKFYNHYFPLVREELKVNVIDEQFLEECPYYKFTRVGEEEAHKAGFKTMRVPNVYDFKYMEKEFRNEVPRSALNTEVIYGNNYGKNSLDKTYLRKALETGNLEILDLHRVQTIQMNDDKSYTLHVQQIDTSGALVAQKVFNCKKLILSAGTMGTLQLLLQSHAENGFPVHEKIGKNWGNNGNFMTGRNWVKPLSGGTGAKQSTIPVGGIDNWDDPEHPFFTEIAPLPMGMDVATALYLLINRVDKKGEVAYNTTNKSLTLNWNESNTSKMKENAQYFIRKMNKANGGTRSHLLFNNGFGADICYHPLGGCVLGEATNEYGKLKDHENLYVLDGSLIPGTIGVNPFVTITAIAEYCIENLIVQNEFA; from the coding sequence ATGGACAGAAAAAGCTTCATTAAGACCAGTGCTTTGGCGATATCAGGATTTTATTTTCTTCAATCCGAATTACTTCACGCTCAAGCAAGAACAAACAATGAGATAAAGGAATATAATGATGTTCCGATTATCATTATTGGCAGTGGATACGGAGGTGCTGTATCTGCCCTGCGTCTTTGTGAAGCCGGAAAAAAAGTAATCATTCTTGAAATGGGTCTTAACTGGGAAAAAGCAGGAATTCCCTTTTCCAATCTGCTGAAACCAGGGAAAAGTTCTGCATGGCTGAAAAAGAAAAGCATTGCTCCTTTTATGAATATTTTCTCTCTGACTCCTTTTACGGGAATACTGGACCGTCTGGATTTTGATCATATTAATATCTGGGTAGGAAGAGGTGTTGGCGGAGGTTCTCTGGTGAATGGTGGAATGGCTGTCACTCCCAAAGAAAGCTATTTCAAAGAAGTTTTCCCTGATCTTGATGCTGAAAAGTTTTATAATCATTATTTTCCTCTGGTACGGGAAGAACTTAAAGTAAATGTTATTGATGAACAGTTTCTGGAAGAATGTCCTTATTACAAGTTCACGCGGGTAGGTGAAGAAGAGGCTCACAAGGCTGGTTTCAAGACGATGAGAGTTCCCAATGTCTATGATTTTAAGTATATGGAAAAAGAATTCAGGAATGAAGTTCCGCGTTCTGCCCTTAATACTGAAGTGATCTACGGAAACAACTATGGGAAAAACAGTTTAGATAAAACCTATCTCAGAAAAGCTCTTGAGACCGGAAATCTGGAGATTCTTGATCTTCACCGTGTTCAGACTATTCAAATGAATGATGATAAAAGCTATACATTACATGTGCAGCAGATTGATACCTCCGGAGCTCTGGTTGCTCAGAAGGTTTTCAACTGTAAAAAACTGATTCTTTCCGCAGGAACCATGGGAACATTACAGCTTCTGTTGCAATCCCATGCAGAAAACGGATTTCCTGTCCATGAAAAGATTGGTAAAAACTGGGGAAATAACGGGAACTTTATGACGGGACGAAACTGGGTAAAACCTTTATCAGGAGGCACGGGAGCTAAGCAATCCACAATTCCTGTGGGAGGAATTGATAACTGGGATGATCCTGAGCATCCGTTTTTCACGGAAATTGCTCCTTTACCTATGGGAATGGATGTCGCTACAGCTTTGTATCTGCTGATCAACAGGGTTGATAAAAAGGGAGAAGTTGCTTACAATACAACCAACAAATCCCTTACCTTGAACTGGAATGAAAGCAATACTTCTAAAATGAAAGAAAATGCTCAATACTTTATCAGAAAAATGAATAAAGCTAATGGGGGAACCAGAAGTCATTTACTTTTCAATAACGGCTTTGGTGCAGATATTTGTTATCATCCGCTTGGCGGGTGCGTTTTAGGTGAAGCTACCAACGAATATGGAAAACTAAAAGATCATGAAAATCTGTATGTTCTGGATGGTTCTTTAATTCCGGGAACCATTGGTGTTAACCCATTTGTTACCATTACGGCTATTGCAGAATACTGTATTGAAAATCTTATCGTACAGAATGAATTTGCCTGA
- a CDS encoding glucose 1-dehydrogenase, with the protein MEISLQNQVAVVTGASSGIGSGIAKSLASAGATVIVNHSSERSAEEAKTVLKEITDAGGKGMTYQCDVSKEDQVVRMFQDVVSEFQTVDILINNAGIQKDAKFTEMTLDQWNAVIGVNLTGQFLCAREAIKEFLRRGIDPSRSVACGKIIHISSVHEIIPWAGHANYASSKGAVRMLMQTLAQEYGADKIRVNSICPGAIQTPINQNAWSTPEALNSLLTLIPYNRIGQPQDIGNLAAFLASDLADYITGASIFVDGGMTTFESFSTGG; encoded by the coding sequence ATGGAAATATCACTTCAGAATCAGGTGGCTGTAGTCACAGGAGCTTCCAGTGGAATTGGTTCAGGGATTGCAAAATCATTAGCATCAGCTGGGGCAACAGTCATTGTTAATCATTCTTCGGAAAGATCTGCAGAAGAAGCTAAAACCGTTTTAAAAGAAATAACGGATGCAGGAGGAAAAGGAATGACCTATCAGTGTGATGTATCCAAGGAAGATCAGGTGGTCAGAATGTTTCAGGATGTTGTTTCTGAGTTTCAAACCGTTGATATCCTGATCAATAATGCAGGGATTCAAAAAGATGCGAAATTTACTGAAATGACTTTGGATCAATGGAATGCTGTCATAGGCGTTAATCTGACGGGACAGTTTCTATGTGCAAGAGAAGCCATTAAAGAGTTTCTTCGGAGAGGAATAGATCCTTCACGTTCTGTCGCTTGTGGAAAAATCATTCATATCAGTTCAGTACACGAAATTATCCCTTGGGCCGGACATGCTAATTATGCATCCAGTAAAGGTGCTGTAAGAATGCTCATGCAGACCCTTGCCCAGGAATATGGAGCAGATAAAATCCGTGTGAATTCTATTTGTCCGGGAGCTATCCAGACTCCTATTAATCAAAATGCATGGAGTACTCCGGAAGCCCTCAATTCTCTTCTTACTCTGATTCCTTATAACCGAATCGGACAGCCACAGGATATCGGAAATCTGGCGGCATTTCTTGCCAGTGATCTTGCCGATTATATAACGGGAGCCAGCATTTTTGTGGATGGTGGAATGACCACGTTTGAGAGCTTTTCTACGGGAGGGTAG